The genome window GATCGCGCCGGAGCAGGGCAACGGCGACGTTGCGCAGGTGCGGCATCTGCTGGGGCGGGAATTGTTCGCGGCGCTGGAGGCGCAGCGCGCCTACGAGGCGGCCTGCGCCAGGCTGGTCCCGGCCGACGTCAAGCCGCACATGCTGGACCAGAGCCCCTTCTTCCTGTGGCCGGACCAGCCCACCGCGTTGGTCTCGACGACCGCACAGGTCGAGGGCGACACCGCGCGGGTGCGCGCCCGCCTGGCCGTCGATGGCCTGCAGTGGACGGACACGGTGATGCTGGGTCGCCAGGACGATCGCTGGGTGATCCTCGACATCGTCTGGCAGGAAGGCACGCTGACCCAGCGCCTGGCCGCATTCGCGGCGCAGCGCTGCACGCCGTGAGGTCGCCGGCGCAGACGAGAGAACGGATGGCCTACCTGTAGGAACAGCCATCGCGCCGTCATTGCAATGGCGATGCAACACGAACGACATATCGTGCCGCGCTGCGCCACAGTCTGGCGCATGCCGTCGCGTGCTGCTGCGCAAGCCGAACGGACTCGATTTCGCGCGCTCACAAGGACACGACATGCTGCATTCCCATCTCTCCCCGCGGCCGCTGACCGCGCGCGCCGCGCCGGCCCGTACCCGCCTGGCGCAGGCCTGCGCCGCCCTGCTGCTGGCCTCGATTGCCGGCGCTGCCGCCGCGCAGGACAGCGCGCCGTCGCTGGCCGGCAGCGCGTCCCGCCCGGCCAACGCCGCGGGTACCGGCGACGCGGCGACCTCGCTGGACACCATCATCGTCACCGCCGAGCACCGCGAGCAGAACCTGCAGGAGGTGCCGGTGTCGGTGGGCGTGGTGCAGGGCGAGGCGATGCGCGACTTCACCGCCGGCGGCGACGACACGCTGCTGGCGCTGTCCGGCCGCGTGCCCAGTTTCTATGCCGAAACCACCACCGGCCGCATCTTCCCGCGCTTCTACATCCGCGGCCTGGGCAACATCGACTTCTACCTCGGCGCCTCGCAGCCGGTGTCGATCATCCAGGACGACGTGGTGCTGGAGCACGTGGTGCTGAAGTCCAACCCGGTCTATGACCTGGACCAGTTGGAAGTGCTGCGCGGCCCGCAAGGTTCGCTGTTCGGTCGCAACACCACCGCCGGCATCGTCAAGTTCGACAGCATCAAGCCCAGCGACGACTACACCGGCCGGGTCACCGCCAGCTACGGCAGCGACAACACCGTCTCGGTCGACGGCGGCATCGGCGGCCCAATCAACGACGTGCTGTCGTTCCGTGTGTCCACGCTGTACCAGCACCGCGACAACTGGGTGGACAACACGTTCCCGGGGCCCAGCGACGACGGCACGGTTACCCCGAAGAAGGATGCGATGGGTGGCTACGACGACCGCAACGCGCGCCTGCAGCTGCTGCTGAAGCCGAGCGAGCATTTCTCGCTGCTGGGCGCGTTCCACACCCGCGACTACGACGGCACCTCCACCCTGTTCCTGCGCGGCGCGCTGACCAAGGGCTCCAACAAGGTCGACGTGCCGCGCGACCAGGTGGCCTACGACGAGGCCCACGACAACCCGCAGGCGTACAGGACCCACGGCGCCTCGCTGAAGGCGATCTACGACTTCGGCGGCGTATCGCTGACCTCGATCAGCGCCTACGAGACCACCTCCGGCTACAGCCGTGGCGACACCGACGGCGGCGCCGCGGCCAACTTCCCGGTCAACGGCGTGCCCAACGGCTACGGCCAGTCGATGGGCCAGGTGCGCGACCTGGACCAGTACACCCAGGAACTGCGCCTGGCCAGCGAAGGCGACGCCCCGCTGCAGTGGCAGGCCGGCGCGTTCTACTTCGACGGCAAGGACACCACCGATTTCTACCAGCGCGCCTACTTCCTGCAGACCGCCGCGCACAATCCCAACAACTGGGTGCGCCTGCACAACAGCAACACTTCCTGGGCCGGCTTCGGCCAGCTGACCTACGCGGTTACCGACGCGCTGACCCTGACCGCCGGCGTACGCCAGACCCGCGACAGCAAGGAGACCAGGCTGCTCAAGACCGCCGACACCGCCGCCGGCGTGGTCACCTACAAGGGCCGCCGCGACGTGCGCTTGGCCGACACCCAGCCGAGCTGGGACCTGAGCGCGATGTATGCGATCAACCCGAACGTCAACGTCTACGCGAAGGTCGCCCGCGGTTTCCGCGGCCCGACCATCCAGGGCCGTTCGGCGGTGTTCAACTCCGACTTCACCACCGCCGACTCGGAAACCATCCTGTCGTGGGAAGCCGGCATCAAGAGCAACCTGTTCGACAACCGCCTGCGCCTGAACGTCACCGGCTTCACCTACACCGTCGACGACATCCAGCTCAACGGCAACGACGCCAACGGCAACGGCGTGCTGTTCAACGCCGACAAGGCCAAGGCCTACGGCATGGAGGCGGACCTGGACTGGCGCCCGATCCCCAACCTGTCGCTGACCGCCGGCCTGAGCCTGCTGCACAGCGAGATCCAGGACAAGCGCGTCTATGCACAGGTGTGCGGCCTGAACGGCGTGGTGGTGTGCACGGTGAAGGATCCGACGATCCGCATCGGCAACAACACCTTCGCCCAGATCGACGGCAACCCGCTGCCGAACGCGCCCAAGTACAACGTCAACCTGGCCGCGCGCTACGACATCCCGGTCAACGATGGTGGCGCGTTCTTCGTCGCCACCGACTGGAACAAGCAGGGCTACACCAGCTTCGTGCTGTACGACTCCACCGAGTTCACCTCCAACGGCAACTTCGAAGGCGGCCTGAAGCTGGGCTACACCGGCGACTATGGCGCATGGGAAGTGGCCGCATTCGCCCGCAACATCACCAACGAGAAGAACCTCAAGGGCGTGATCGAGAACTACATGGCGGCCGTGTACAACGAACCGCGTATCGTCGGCGTCTCGTTCAACCTGCACTGGCACTGATCGCAGGCATCGCAGCACACCGCGCCGGCAGCGCAGGCCGGTGCCAGCAGGCGGGAGGGCGATGGTCCTTCCGCCCGTTTGCGTTTGGTAGGAGCACGTTGCCGTCGCTGTGACCATAGCCGTTGCCGTTGCCATCGCGGTTATTGCTGTCGCTGTTGCCTTGGCCGTTGCTCTGCTTTGGTTTGGCTGTTGTTTCGGCTTTTGACTTATCGGGTTCCCTTACGAAGCGGCGGCCAGCTCGGGGAAAAACCCCGAAGGGGCGGCGCACAGGGATGTGCGCCGTCCGCGGCAGGGGCAGGATGCCCCTTCCGCGGATCCCCGGGCTGGACGCGGACCCGGAGCGCGCAGCGCGGAGGGCGCGAAGGCAGGGTGTGCTTTCTTTTGGTTACTTTTCTTTGCACAAGCAAAGAAAAGTAACTCGCCCGCAAGGGCGAAAGCCTTTGCTGTTGCTTCAAGCATGAGTGCCGGACAAGAAGAACTGTAGAAGCGGCTTCAGCCGCGACGCGCGACGCGCCAGCCTCGCTAGTCCCCTGGGACGATCGCCTCCCGCATTGCGGCAGCCGCCGGTCGCTGCGTCGGGACTGAAGTCCTTCCCACAACACGTGTCTGCGCGTGACGCATACGTTGGCGCGATGCCCACTCGTAGGAGCGGCTTCAGCCGCGACGGGCTCTACCGGGAATGCCCATCGTGGCTGAAGCCGCCCCTATGGGTTCCGGATCCCCGCGCAAACCTGCCGCTCATCCCAAATCCCGTGGCGGCGCCGTTCACGCTCTGCTAAAGTCCGCGCCCAGCGCTGCCGGGTCCGGCAGCCGGGCACAGCCGCCGCCATGCCTTCATCCGTGAGTCTTTCGGGGGAATGGTGCATGCGCGTCGCGCGATCGATGTTGTCCTTGTCTGTGATGTCCGTGGTGCTGGGCTGGGCGTCGCCAACGCGCGCAGCCGACGGCGAGGCCGCGCCTCCCCCCGATCCCACCACCCTCGACCAGATCGTCGTCACCGGCGAGAAGAGCGGCCGCAGCGTGCAGGACACGACCAGCTCGGTCGCCGTCACCACCGAGGCGCGCATCGAGCAGGAGAACCTGCAGAACGCCTACGAGGTGTTCAACCGCACCGCCAACATGGCGCAGACCTACGGCGATGCCGGCTTCAGCATCCGCGGCATCCGCAACATCGACGGCGGCAGCGATGCGCCGCTGGCCACCATCTACCTGGACGGCGCCGCCCTGCCGTGGAAGGCGATCAGCTGGGCGCCGCTGAGCCTGTGGGACCTGCAGCAGGTGGAGGTCCTGCGCGGCCCGCAGTCCACCCTGCAGGGCGAGAACGCCCTGGCCGGTGCCATCGTCCTGCGCACCGCCGAGCCGACCATGGACTGGCAGGGCAAGCTGCGGGTGCTGGCCTCCGATCCGTCCGACCGCAGCCTGGCCGGCGCGGTCGGCGGCCCGATCGTCGCCGACGAACTGGCGTTCCGCGCCTCGGTGGAGCAGCGCAGCTTCGATGGCTACACCTGGAACCTCACCCGCCAGGCCGCCGACGACGCGCAGGTCTCGGCGATCTACCGCGGCAAGCTGCTGTGGACGCCATCGGCGATCGCCGGGCTGAAGGTGCAACTGGGCTACACCCGCTCGCACCGCACCGGCCCGTACATGTACACCTACGTGCGCACCGACCTGCCCGATTACTTCGAACACCGCTACGCCACCAACAACACCCCGGACCGCACCCGCAGCGACAGCGACATCGTCACCCTGCAGGCCGACTACGCGCTCTCCGATGCCTGGTCGCTGTCCTCGGTCAGCGCCTGGAACAAGGTCACCTCGTCGAGCATGTGGGACATGGACCATGGCCCGGACAACGCCGGCTACGCGCAGCGCCAGCTCGACGACACCACCGCCTCGCAGGAGCTACGCCTGCACTACGCCGGCGCCGCGGTGCAGGGCCTGCTCGGCGCGTACTGGGCGCGGCACGTGGAAGACAACGACGCGCAACTGCTGAACAACGTCGCCACGCCGACCACGACCATTGCCGGCCTGCTGCGCAGCGCCGGCTTCCCGACCGCCACCGCCACCGCGATCGCCACCCGCTACGCGCAGGTCCTGCCGGTGATTCCGGTCGACTACGTCAGCGCCAGCCCGACCCGCTCCAGCAACCGCGCGCTGTTCGCCGACGGCCAGTGGCAGGTCGGCCGCGGGTTCTCGCTGCTGGGCGGGCTGCGCTACGACCGCCAGCGCTACGCGATGGCCTCCGACACCACCGCCGCCTTCGCCGGCCGCTATCCCGACCCGGCCGCCTTCGCCGCCAGCGGCACCGCGCTGTACCGGGCGATCGCCGCGATCAACCAGGGCGTGGCCGGCATCGTGCGCTCGGCCAACGGCGAGGTGGCCTGGAACACGCGCGACTTCGACGCGCTGCTGCCCAAGCTCGGCGTGCGCTACGACTGGAACCCGGACCTGTCGAGCAGCCTGGTGGTGCAGCGCGGCTACCGCTCCGGCGGCTCCAGCTTCAACTCGGCGCGCAGCCAGGCCTTCCCCTACGACCCGGAATACACCTGGAACTACGAGGCCTCGCTGCGCTCGCAGTGGCTGGACCGGCGCCTGACCCTCAACGCCAACGCCTACTACATCGACTGGAAGGACAAGCAGACCACCGCCTACTTCGGCCTCAACAGCTTCGACTACAACACCGTCAACGCCGGCCGCGCGCATCTGTACGGGGCCGAGCTGGAGGCCAGCCACCGCCCCAACGAAGCGTTCGACTGGTACGGCTCGCTGGGCTATGCGCGCACCCGCTACGACAGCTTCGCCACCATCGCCGGCGCCTCGGTCATCGACTACGCCGGCCGCGAGTTCGCCTACGCGCCGCACTGGACCGCGGCGCTGGGCGCCAACTGGCGCTTCGCCGAGGGCTGGCTGGCCAACCTCAACGCGAGTTTCCGCGACCGCGTGTACACCGACATCGGGGCCGGCGCCGTGCAACTGGCCTCGCGCACCGTGGTCAACGCCAAGTTCGGCTACGAAAACCTGGACTGGAGCGCGTGGATCTTCGCCAACAACCTGCTCGACCGGAACTACGTGCAGTATCGCTGGGCCACCGATCCGGTCGCCATCCTGGGCGCGCCGCGCGTGGTCGGCATCGGCTTCGAGGCGCGCTGGTGATGACCGCCCTCGCCACCGCCGGCTATCTGCTGGCCGCCGCGCTGGCGGCGCTGGCGTTCTACCTGGCCACCGCGCACCAGCGGCTGCGCCCGGCCTGGCGCCGGCATGCGCGCGCGCTGCGCGTGGCCGGCACGCTGCTGTGCGTGGCGGCGCTGGGCGCGGCGATCGCCGCGCTGGGCATGTGGGCCGGCGTCTTCACCGCGCTGAGCGCGACGATGCTGGCGGCGGTGGCCTTGCCCTACCTGGATGCCTGGCGGCAACTGCGCGGAGGCGACGCCGATGTGGGCTAGGTGGCTGGCGGCGATCGTGCTGGGCCTGCCGCTGGCGGTGGGCGCGATCGGCCTGTGCGTGCTGCTGTGGCCGGGCGATCTACAGGTGCATACGCTGCCGTGGCTGTTGCTGGTGTTCCCGGCATGGGTCGGCACGATGTCGCTGGCCTTCGTGTTCCGCAGCGGCGCGCGCGCCTGGCTGTGGCTGGGCGCGGCGACCGCACTGTGCTACGCCGCGCTGTTCCTGCTCAAGGCCGCCCATCTCGTGCAGGTGACGCCATGAAGGCCGCCACGCTGCGCCAGTTCCTGTCGGCGCACAGCTGGATGGGCCTGCTCGCCGGCATGGCCTTGTTCATCGCCTTCTACGTCGGGGCGATCAACGTGTTCACCCACGACCTGGAGCAGTGGCCGCGGCCGCCGGCGGCGCATGCGCTGGCCCCGACGCTGTCGCCGGAACAGGCCGCGCAGGCACTGGCCGACGTGGTGCTGGCGCGGCATCCGGCGCTGGCCGAGTCCTACACGCTGATGCTGCCGGGCGAGGGCCGCACGTTGCCGCAGTTCTATGCGTTCGGGCCGGCCGCGCAGCAGGCCTTCGGCGGCATCGTGCAGTTCCAGCCCGGGGCCGATGGGCAACCGCTGCAACTGCCGCAGCGCAGCGGCTTCGTCGATTTCCTGTACGACCTGCATTTCACCGCCGGCCTGCCGCGTACCTTCGGCACCTACCTGTTCGGCGTGGTCTGCCTGCTGTACGGGCTGGCGCTGGTCAGCGGCGTGGTGCTGTACGCGCCGGTGCTGCTCAAGGACCTGTTCGCGCTGCGCCGCGGCCGCAACGTCAAGCGCCTGTGGCAGGACGCGCACAACGCCATCGGCATGCTGTCGCTGCCGTTCCACGTGATCTTCGCCTGGTCCGGCGCGGTGCTGACCCTGGGCGTGCTGCTGCTGGCGCCGTTCCAGTACCTGGTGTTCGACGGCAAGCTGATGCAGGTGCTGCAGCCGGACTTCGAACTGGCCCCGCACGTGCAGCCCGCGCACGTGCCTGCGCCGATGCTGCCGGTGGCGGAGCTGGTGGCGCGGGCG of Xanthomonas sacchari contains these proteins:
- a CDS encoding nuclear transport factor 2 family protein; this translates as MRFLCAVGLWLGAFAAAAGEPPARTVQAFYAWAIAPEQGNGDVAQVRHLLGRELFAALEAQRAYEAACARLVPADVKPHMLDQSPFFLWPDQPTALVSTTAQVEGDTARVRARLAVDGLQWTDTVMLGRQDDRWVILDIVWQEGTLTQRLAAFAAQRCTP
- a CDS encoding TonB-dependent receptor translates to MLHSHLSPRPLTARAAPARTRLAQACAALLLASIAGAAAAQDSAPSLAGSASRPANAAGTGDAATSLDTIIVTAEHREQNLQEVPVSVGVVQGEAMRDFTAGGDDTLLALSGRVPSFYAETTTGRIFPRFYIRGLGNIDFYLGASQPVSIIQDDVVLEHVVLKSNPVYDLDQLEVLRGPQGSLFGRNTTAGIVKFDSIKPSDDYTGRVTASYGSDNTVSVDGGIGGPINDVLSFRVSTLYQHRDNWVDNTFPGPSDDGTVTPKKDAMGGYDDRNARLQLLLKPSEHFSLLGAFHTRDYDGTSTLFLRGALTKGSNKVDVPRDQVAYDEAHDNPQAYRTHGASLKAIYDFGGVSLTSISAYETTSGYSRGDTDGGAAANFPVNGVPNGYGQSMGQVRDLDQYTQELRLASEGDAPLQWQAGAFYFDGKDTTDFYQRAYFLQTAAHNPNNWVRLHNSNTSWAGFGQLTYAVTDALTLTAGVRQTRDSKETRLLKTADTAAGVVTYKGRRDVRLADTQPSWDLSAMYAINPNVNVYAKVARGFRGPTIQGRSAVFNSDFTTADSETILSWEAGIKSNLFDNRLRLNVTGFTYTVDDIQLNGNDANGNGVLFNADKAKAYGMEADLDWRPIPNLSLTAGLSLLHSEIQDKRVYAQVCGLNGVVVCTVKDPTIRIGNNTFAQIDGNPLPNAPKYNVNLAARYDIPVNDGGAFFVATDWNKQGYTSFVLYDSTEFTSNGNFEGGLKLGYTGDYGAWEVAAFARNITNEKNLKGVIENYMAAVYNEPRIVGVSFNLHWH
- a CDS encoding TonB-dependent receptor — its product is MSVVLGWASPTRAADGEAAPPPDPTTLDQIVVTGEKSGRSVQDTTSSVAVTTEARIEQENLQNAYEVFNRTANMAQTYGDAGFSIRGIRNIDGGSDAPLATIYLDGAALPWKAISWAPLSLWDLQQVEVLRGPQSTLQGENALAGAIVLRTAEPTMDWQGKLRVLASDPSDRSLAGAVGGPIVADELAFRASVEQRSFDGYTWNLTRQAADDAQVSAIYRGKLLWTPSAIAGLKVQLGYTRSHRTGPYMYTYVRTDLPDYFEHRYATNNTPDRTRSDSDIVTLQADYALSDAWSLSSVSAWNKVTSSSMWDMDHGPDNAGYAQRQLDDTTASQELRLHYAGAAVQGLLGAYWARHVEDNDAQLLNNVATPTTTIAGLLRSAGFPTATATAIATRYAQVLPVIPVDYVSASPTRSSNRALFADGQWQVGRGFSLLGGLRYDRQRYAMASDTTAAFAGRYPDPAAFAASGTALYRAIAAINQGVAGIVRSANGEVAWNTRDFDALLPKLGVRYDWNPDLSSSLVVQRGYRSGGSSFNSARSQAFPYDPEYTWNYEASLRSQWLDRRLTLNANAYYIDWKDKQTTAYFGLNSFDYNTVNAGRAHLYGAELEASHRPNEAFDWYGSLGYARTRYDSFATIAGASVIDYAGREFAYAPHWTAALGANWRFAEGWLANLNASFRDRVYTDIGAGAVQLASRTVVNAKFGYENLDWSAWIFANNLLDRNYVQYRWATDPVAILGAPRVVGIGFEARW
- a CDS encoding PepSY-associated TM helix domain-containing protein; its protein translation is MKAATLRQFLSAHSWMGLLAGMALFIAFYVGAINVFTHDLEQWPRPPAAHALAPTLSPEQAAQALADVVLARHPALAESYTLMLPGEGRTLPQFYAFGPAAQQAFGGIVQFQPGADGQPLQLPQRSGFVDFLYDLHFTAGLPRTFGTYLFGVVCLLYGLALVSGVVLYAPVLLKDLFALRRGRNVKRLWQDAHNAIGMLSLPFHVIFAWSGAVLTLGVLLLAPFQYLVFDGKLMQVLQPDFELAPHVQPAHVPAPMLPVAELVARARAANPGFVPESLSFHDAGDANAQVELYGHQDQRRLNTLAGVALRAADGKVLRVLSPQSMSPGVAALRGLQTLHFGNYGRWPLQWLYFLLGLGGAFLFYSGNLLWVEARRKRRQHAQPRRTHVMARLTTGVCLGCVAGVSALFVAARLLPPGMERGAYYAVFALGVAWALLRPTARGAYELLLACAALTALVPLAGLRGAAGWVAPWSSGTLLAIDACALALAWAYWQMARAAYRRGQGGDPHSVWAFPPPR